From the Candidatus Cloacimonadota bacterium genome, the window CAAAGATATTTAGTTTGATGCCCAATGCTTTTTGGAATTTACGGGCGCTGTGGCTTACGTTACGGGCAAGGATGTGGCGCTTTAAGATTGGATCACGATGTAGCAAACCAATAATCCATGCTCTCAAAAAATACTCACAAACCAGATAGAGATGCCAAAAAAGATGGATAATTTTCACGGTTCTAGCTATCGCGGGGTTTGCGGATGTACTGGCTTTTCAAACAGCTAACATCCAACAAAGTAAGGAAGTCTATGCATTTAAAGCTTTTATCCAGAGCCGGAGAACCACAAACTTTGGCGCCAACCTTAAGATAAGAAGCCAAAAGAGAGGGTATTTTATCTTTCATGCTCGGATCTAAATTGTCGAAGCAGCCCACACCACATGCTCTAAAGTGCTTATTCATGCCGTTGATGCGGAATTTCCCCCTGGGGCGAACGCGGTGCTCGTGGCTAAGATGTCCATTATTGAGAAGATACTGGTAGATTTGCAATATCTCAACGTGATTGGTGGTTTTGATACTGGAACAGCCAAAAAGATAGCTTGTCCCGCTTGCTTCTACATAAGCCCTGATTCCTTCCCAAAGTAAGGCGATGGTTACTCCATTACGATGATCCGGATGAACACAGGCGCGCCCCAACTCTAGTTTGATGCCGGGTAAACGCTTTATGTGTTTCATGTGGAACTCGGTTGCGGTGTACCACTTTTTGGTGTGCAACGAGGATTGCAATCTGTAGGTTCCAATCAAAGAGTTACTGCGCTTATCAATAATGATGAGGTGATCGCAGAGTTTGTCAAAACGGTCTTTGTCTACACCGCTCTTCTTCTGTTTCTTGAGTAGTTCCATTAGAAATACGTCATGACGCAACTTGAGAGCAGCATATAGTTCTTCACGGGAATCGGCAGTTTTTACGATGAAGTTTTTCTTCTCGATAAAAATGGGGATGTGGGCGCGGAAATTCATCATTCTACTTCTTTGTAGGATGCGCAGCACCTTGGCAACAATCAGTTTTGAGTTGATTTCCTTCATTTAAACTAATACCTTATAGCGAAAAATCATTTTATTCGCATTAGAATGCGTGTGCGGATAATCTGTCAAGCGCAAAATGGGCTAGGAATCATTCTAAATGTTCAAGCCGCTTTCTGAGTAACAAGCGAAATCGATAAACAATGTTATTTAGCAAAATCATGCGTGAAAGATGTATATACACTGAGGAATACAAATTCTTTCTTGACAAGCCCAGGCAGTTTTATTGTATGTTATCAGTGTATAAATTTATGATAAAGAATACATTTTAAAAGGAGCATACCATGTCTAAAAAGTGTTTTATTGCGCTAGCATCTCTCCTGATCTGTGCTCTGCCGCTTGTGGCAGAAGATTGGATAACCATATATAATGACGATCTCTCACTTATTCGCTCTTCTTTTACATTGGATCTGGAAAAAGGAAAACAAAGATACAATTTCGACGACATCACTTCTCGCATCATGCCGGTATCGGTAATTGTAAAGGCAAAAGACTTGCGCGTGGCGGAGCAGAATTACGAATTTGACCTTGCCGGAAAACACCAGATAATGGGGAAATACCTTGATGAGGAAGTACTGGCAGTTACCAAAGACCAATCCAAACTTCGAGGCACACTTAAGTTCTTTGATGGAGCAAATATCGGCATTATAGAAGAAGGTACTCAGCGCTTGCTAGTGATCTCAGATAGTGAAGTACAGTGGATCCAGCTTGCGTCATTGCCCGCCAATTTCTATACCAAGCCTACTCTGGCATGGAGCTTGATAGCCCCCCAAAAGGGTAAATATCCGGTAGGCTTGAGCTATTTGAGCGGCGGTTTTTCGTGGAACGTGACCTATAATGCAGTTTGGGATGAAGAAAAACTGAACCTCAACAGTTGGGTAACCATCAACAACCGATCCGGAAAAGCTTTTGAGGATGTAACTCTAAAGCTTATTGCGGGTGATGTGAACCAAGTGCGGCAAAAGTTTGCGGATGTAAACAGAATGGTAGCATACGAAGATGCTGCGATGAGCGCAGGCTCTGCACCTAGCTTTGAAGAAAAAGCTTTTCACGATTTTCACATGTACACACTGGATCAGAAAGTAAGCTTTGCGAACAATCAGACCAAGCAATTGGAGCTTTATGC encodes:
- a CDS encoding GNAT family N-acetyltransferase, whose product is MKEINSKLIVAKVLRILQRSRMMNFRAHIPIFIEKKNFIVKTADSREELYAALKLRHDVFLMELLKKQKKSGVDKDRFDKLCDHLIIIDKRSNSLIGTYRLQSSLHTKKWYTATEFHMKHIKRLPGIKLELGRACVHPDHRNGVTIALLWEGIRAYVEASGTSYLFGCSSIKTTNHVEILQIYQYLLNNGHLSHEHRVRPRGKFRINGMNKHFRACGVGCFDNLDPSMKDKIPSLLASYLKVGAKVCGSPALDKSFKCIDFLTLLDVSCLKSQYIRKPRDS
- a CDS encoding DUF4139 domain-containing protein, with protein sequence MSKKCFIALASLLICALPLVAEDWITIYNDDLSLIRSSFTLDLEKGKQRYNFDDITSRIMPVSVIVKAKDLRVAEQNYEFDLAGKHQIMGKYLDEEVLAVTKDQSKLRGTLKFFDGANIGIIEEGTQRLLVISDSEVQWIQLASLPANFYTKPTLAWSLIAPQKGKYPVGLSYLSGGFSWNVTYNAVWDEEKLNLNSWVTINNRSGKAFEDVTLKLIAGDVNQVRQKFADVNRMVAYEDAAMSAGSAPSFEEKAFHDFHMYTLDQKVSFANNQTKQLELYAPQNVTARKVYEFTTFTTGVNSVIKFINNQESGLGKPLPKGVFKIYQADSDGNMEFIGEDSIDHTGRNEEISINTGKAFDLVANSSVRNQRTVSQRVSEREIHINLKNNSQKPSSINVVHQLSGNARIVHSERRYGLDATTNKVTFTVDLEPDTEYSFFFRERNEW